A genomic window from Elaeis guineensis isolate ETL-2024a chromosome 3, EG11, whole genome shotgun sequence includes:
- the LOC105041208 gene encoding LOW QUALITY PROTEIN: LOB domain-containing protein 40-like (The sequence of the model RefSeq protein was modified relative to this genomic sequence to represent the inferred CDS: inserted 1 base in 1 codon), translated as MRMSCNGCRILRKGCSESCTIRPCLQWIKSPEAQANATVFLAKFYGRAGLMNLINSGPDHLRPAIFRSLLYEACGRMVNPVYGSVGLLWSGNWPLCQAAVQNVLRGAPIVQISSDSADAVPPTKPYDIRHVAKKSDATAEIHKVAQSRPRFKKRSGHVIKPKAIPGFIAAEPGGGDPAVFWGGSACGVEPPANVGESQENGSVFSVESLXGSHVSQAEPHESGAEAEVIRLDLTLGLRPMEDRPVEVAAPGADASRVELGLGLLA; from the exons ATGAGAATGAGCTGCAACGGCTGCCGGATCCTCCGGAAGGGGTGCAGCGAGAGCTGCACCATCCGACCCTGCCTCCAGTGGATCAAGAGCCCCGAGGCCCAGGCCAATGCCACCGTCTTCCTCGCCAAGTTCTACGGCCGCGCCGGCCTCATGAACCTCATCAACTCCGGCCCCGACCACCTCCGCCCTG CAATATTCCGCTCGCTGCTGTACGAAGCCTGCGGCCGGATGGTGAACCCGGTCTACGGCTCGGTCGGGCTGCTTTGGTCTGGAAACTGGCCGCTCTGCCAGGCCGCCGTGCAGAACGTCCTCCGGGGCGCGCCCATCGTCCAGATTTCCTCCGACTCCGCCGACGCCGTCCCGCCCACCAAGCCCTACGACATCCGCCACGTGGCGAAGAAATCTGATGCCACCGCGGAGATCCACAAGGTCGCCCAGTCCCGCCCCCGTTTCAAGAAGCGCTCCGGCCACGTCATCAAGCCCAAGGCCATTCCCGGTTTCATCGCCGCCGAGCCGGGCGGGGGCGACCCTGCGGTCTTCTGGGGCGGGAGCGCCTGCGGGGTCGAGCCGCCGGCGAACGTGGGGGAGAGCCAGGAGAACGGGAGTGTGTTCTCGGTGGAGTCGC GGGGGTCGCACGTGAGCCAGGCGGAGCCGCACGAGAGTGGGGCCGAGGCGGAGGTGATCCGGCTGGATCTGACACTGGGGCTCCGGCCGATGGAGGACAGGCCGGTCGAGGTGGCCGCACCTGGAGCTGACGCGAGTCGCGTGGAGCTGGGGCTCGGTCTCTTAGCTTGA